A stretch of the Archangium violaceum genome encodes the following:
- a CDS encoding response regulator — MEPKKLVTILMADDDPDDRDFALTAMQESRLANELRFVEDGEELLDYLHRRGRFADPKDSPRPGLILLDLNMPRKDGREALKEIKSDPSLKLIPVVVLTTSKAEEDILRSYNLGANCFITKPVTFDGLVDVVKVLDKHWFQIVELPTRIP, encoded by the coding sequence ATGGAGCCGAAGAAACTCGTAACCATCTTGATGGCGGATGACGATCCGGATGACCGGGACTTCGCCCTCACCGCGATGCAGGAGAGCCGGCTCGCCAACGAGCTCCGGTTCGTCGAGGACGGCGAGGAGCTGCTCGACTACCTGCACCGCCGTGGCCGCTTCGCCGACCCGAAGGACTCCCCTCGCCCCGGGTTGATCCTCCTGGACCTGAACATGCCCCGCAAGGACGGGCGCGAGGCGCTGAAGGAAATCAAGTCCGATCCCTCGCTCAAGCTCATCCCCGTCGTGGTGCTGACCACATCAAAAGCCGAGGAGGACATCCTCCGGAGCTATAATCTGGGCGCCAACTGCTTCATCACCAAGCCGGTGACCTTCGACGGGCTCGTCGATGTCGTGAAGGTGCTCGATAAACACTGGTTCCAGATCGTCGAATTGCCGACCCGCATACCCTGA
- a CDS encoding sensor histidine kinase, which translates to MVAKLVAKDPHARCRVGSGPLAPLAEDLNHLSVQLSSSNPPEDEAFSIRALIEQSPNIMFTCDLEARVRYLNFTVPGQGLSEVLGTSLYQWIHPDYVEVARGVIHKVLTTGEPGGYEARPLIDVGAEWFAARVAPIKSQQQIIGFAVILTDITELKRAQLRLEQSNRELESFAYVASHDLQEPLRKIQTFGERLKTTAAAALSPEGRDYIERMQNAAGRMRRLIDDLLSFSRVSSNAQPFAQVDLSVIAREVLGDLETRIEQSGAQVSLGELPTLEADAMQMRQLIQNLVGNALKFRREGVTPLISLHGTVDAQTQRCELVVQDNGIGFEQKYADRIFNVFQRLHGRGQYEGTGIGLAICRKIVERHNGSIGARSTPGEGTSFNVMMPLKQPTRR; encoded by the coding sequence ATGGTCGCGAAGCTGGTGGCCAAGGATCCTCACGCCCGATGCCGTGTGGGGAGCGGACCGCTCGCTCCGCTGGCCGAGGACCTCAACCACCTGTCCGTCCAGCTCTCCTCGAGCAACCCCCCCGAGGATGAGGCGTTCAGCATCCGGGCGCTGATCGAGCAGTCGCCGAACATCATGTTCACCTGCGACCTCGAGGCGCGGGTGCGCTACCTCAACTTCACCGTGCCGGGCCAGGGCCTCTCGGAGGTGCTGGGCACCAGCCTCTACCAGTGGATCCACCCGGACTATGTCGAAGTGGCCCGCGGCGTCATCCACAAGGTGCTCACCACCGGAGAGCCCGGCGGATACGAGGCCCGGCCGCTGATCGACGTCGGCGCCGAGTGGTTCGCGGCCCGGGTGGCCCCCATCAAGTCGCAACAGCAGATCATCGGCTTCGCGGTCATCCTCACCGATATCACCGAGCTCAAGCGGGCCCAGCTCCGCCTGGAGCAGTCCAACCGCGAGCTGGAGAGCTTCGCGTACGTCGCCTCGCACGACCTGCAGGAGCCCCTGCGGAAGATCCAGACCTTCGGAGAGCGCCTGAAGACCACGGCCGCCGCCGCGCTGAGCCCCGAGGGCCGCGACTACATCGAGCGGATGCAGAACGCCGCGGGGCGCATGCGCCGGTTGATCGACGACCTGCTCTCCTTCTCCCGGGTATCGTCGAACGCCCAGCCCTTCGCCCAGGTGGACCTCTCCGTCATCGCGCGCGAGGTGCTCGGCGATCTGGAGACGCGCATCGAGCAGTCCGGAGCCCAGGTGTCACTCGGGGAGCTGCCCACGCTCGAGGCCGATGCCATGCAGATGCGTCAGCTGATCCAGAACCTGGTGGGCAATGCCCTCAAGTTCCGCCGGGAGGGCGTGACGCCCCTCATCTCCCTCCACGGCACGGTGGACGCGCAGACCCAGCGGTGCGAGCTGGTGGTGCAGGACAACGGCATCGGCTTCGAACAGAAGTACGCCGACCGCATCTTCAACGTGTTCCAGCGCCTGCACGGGCGCGGCCAGTACGAGGGCACGGGGATCGGCCTCGCCATCTGCCGGAAGATCGTCGAGCGGCACAACGGGAGCATCGGAGCGCGGAGCACGCCTGGAGAGGGCACGAGCTTCAACGTCATGATGCCCCTCAAGCAACCCACGCGCAGGTAG
- a CDS encoding DEAD/DEAH box helicase: protein MSSTAQLLEAVRKEARPGIWSNGVNLSRAGAVALQSRTPTELELRVRAPGRSVALTVTLYPNDEVWECDCDGRMDPCEHVVAAAITVQQAEKQDAPLEATANKWSRVVYRFSRVDGGLELHRVLVHADGKEEPIEGTLSGLLAKPALASTLQVEQSDLLADRLLERRTRGAIPPERLDALLQVLQQARNVLLDGRPVAVSDEVVPPRALIEDKGGQLVVTVTKDPRVVEVVSPGVALCGDAVARLGETSMTGAWLQNLPIVRTYPAEQLGEISSKVLPELGRRMPVEVRSRRLPRLDRELKPRILLELNQLESGLSVLPTLVYGAPPSVRIDNGRMVYLRGSVPLRDEAAEQRLIHQLRDELNLVPGRRLTVQGPEMVRWADKLRRWRGDLSGDAAGLVSPDVRLRPLLQVESTGTGPGVPEVRFTLEFQVEGDKGGTTRTVDAAAVIRAWTEGLGLVPLDGGGWAPLPRAWLDKNGQRVADLLAARQADGRVSNHALPELGALCETLEQPPPPGLDRLAPLVEGFEKLAPPALPEDLSATLRHYQQQGVSWLGFLRSAGLGGILADDMGLGKTLQTLCVLGSRSLVVCPTSVLPNWAAELKRFRPSLKVCVYHGPGRSLDESADVTLTTYALLRLDAAVLSAPTWNAVVLDEAQAIKNPESQVARSAFGLKANFRLALSGTPLENRLEELWSLMHFSNPGLLGGRRQFEEKVARPISEGNAEAADRLRRRIRPFVLRRLKRDVAPELPPRTESVMHVSLDERERSVYDAVMAATRAEVVALLNEGGSVLKALEALLRLRQAACHPALVPGQHASSSSKVQTLVEALGTAASDGHKALVFSQWTSLLDLIEPHLKSAGIAFERLDGSTPNRGEITERFQTPEGPPVLLMSLKAGGTGLNLTAADHVFLMDPWWNPAVEAQAADRAHRIGQERPVMVYRLVSQGTVEERILGLQEKKRALFEAALSEAAAATAITRDDLLELFS from the coding sequence ATGTCCTCGACCGCTCAATTGCTCGAAGCCGTTCGGAAGGAAGCCCGCCCTGGAATCTGGTCCAACGGGGTGAATCTCTCTCGTGCGGGCGCCGTCGCGCTCCAGTCGAGGACCCCGACGGAGCTCGAGTTGAGGGTGCGGGCACCCGGGCGCTCGGTGGCCCTCACGGTCACCCTCTATCCGAACGACGAGGTCTGGGAGTGTGATTGCGACGGCCGGATGGATCCGTGCGAGCACGTGGTGGCGGCGGCCATCACCGTCCAGCAGGCGGAGAAGCAGGACGCCCCGCTGGAGGCCACCGCCAACAAGTGGTCCCGCGTGGTGTATCGGTTCTCGCGGGTGGATGGGGGGCTGGAGCTGCACCGGGTGCTCGTGCACGCCGACGGGAAGGAGGAGCCCATCGAGGGAACGCTCTCCGGCCTGCTCGCGAAGCCGGCGCTGGCCTCGACACTCCAGGTCGAGCAGTCGGATCTCCTCGCGGACCGTCTCCTGGAGCGCCGCACGCGGGGAGCGATTCCTCCCGAGAGGCTGGACGCGCTGCTCCAGGTGCTCCAGCAGGCGCGCAACGTGTTGCTCGACGGGCGGCCCGTCGCCGTCTCGGATGAGGTCGTCCCCCCGAGGGCCCTCATCGAGGACAAGGGGGGGCAGCTGGTCGTGACGGTGACGAAGGATCCCCGCGTCGTCGAGGTCGTGAGCCCGGGGGTCGCGCTGTGCGGTGACGCGGTGGCGCGTCTGGGCGAGACCTCCATGACGGGCGCCTGGCTCCAGAACCTGCCGATCGTCCGCACGTACCCGGCCGAGCAGCTGGGGGAGATCTCCTCGAAGGTGCTCCCGGAGCTGGGCCGCCGCATGCCGGTGGAGGTCCGTAGCCGGCGCCTGCCGAGGCTCGACCGGGAGCTGAAGCCGCGCATCCTGCTGGAGCTCAACCAGCTGGAGTCGGGTCTGTCCGTCCTGCCCACGCTCGTCTATGGCGCGCCGCCATCGGTGCGGATCGACAACGGGCGGATGGTGTACCTGCGCGGCTCCGTCCCCCTGCGCGACGAGGCGGCCGAGCAGCGCCTCATCCACCAGCTGCGCGATGAGCTGAACCTGGTCCCCGGCCGGCGGCTGACCGTGCAGGGCCCGGAGATGGTGCGCTGGGCGGACAAGCTGCGGCGCTGGCGGGGAGACCTCTCCGGAGACGCGGCGGGCCTGGTGAGTCCGGACGTCCGGCTCCGGCCCCTGCTCCAGGTGGAGTCCACCGGCACCGGGCCGGGCGTTCCCGAGGTGCGCTTCACGCTCGAGTTCCAGGTGGAAGGGGACAAGGGCGGGACGACGCGGACGGTGGACGCGGCGGCGGTCATCCGGGCGTGGACGGAGGGGTTGGGGCTGGTGCCCCTGGATGGCGGTGGCTGGGCGCCGCTTCCGCGCGCCTGGTTGGACAAGAACGGACAGCGAGTCGCGGACCTCCTGGCCGCGCGACAGGCGGATGGCCGCGTCTCCAACCACGCGCTGCCGGAGCTGGGCGCGCTGTGTGAGACGCTCGAGCAGCCGCCTCCTCCGGGACTCGACCGTCTGGCGCCGCTCGTCGAGGGCTTCGAGAAGCTCGCGCCCCCGGCGCTGCCGGAGGACCTCTCCGCGACGCTGCGCCACTATCAGCAGCAGGGCGTGAGCTGGCTGGGCTTCCTGCGGAGCGCGGGACTCGGCGGCATCCTCGCCGACGACATGGGCCTCGGAAAGACGCTCCAGACGCTGTGCGTGCTGGGCTCGCGCTCGCTCGTCGTCTGCCCCACCAGCGTGCTTCCGAACTGGGCCGCGGAGCTCAAGCGCTTCCGCCCGTCGCTCAAGGTGTGCGTGTACCACGGGCCCGGCCGCTCCCTGGACGAGTCCGCCGACGTGACGCTCACGACGTACGCCCTGCTCCGGCTGGACGCGGCCGTGCTCTCGGCGCCCACGTGGAACGCCGTCGTGCTGGACGAGGCCCAGGCCATCAAGAATCCGGAGAGCCAGGTGGCGCGCTCGGCGTTCGGCCTCAAGGCGAACTTCCGTCTGGCGTTGAGCGGTACGCCGCTCGAGAACCGGCTGGAGGAACTCTGGAGCCTCATGCACTTCTCCAACCCGGGCCTGCTCGGGGGGCGGAGGCAGTTCGAGGAGAAGGTGGCCCGGCCCATCAGCGAGGGCAACGCCGAGGCGGCGGATCGCCTGCGCCGGCGCATCCGGCCCTTCGTCCTGCGGCGCCTCAAGCGGGACGTGGCGCCCGAGCTGCCGCCGCGCACCGAGTCCGTGATGCACGTGTCGTTGGACGAGCGCGAGCGCTCCGTCTACGACGCGGTGATGGCGGCGACGCGCGCCGAGGTGGTGGCCCTGCTGAACGAGGGGGGCAGCGTGCTGAAGGCGCTGGAGGCCCTGCTCCGGCTGCGTCAGGCGGCCTGTCACCCGGCGCTCGTTCCGGGCCAGCACGCGAGCTCGTCGTCGAAGGTGCAGACGCTCGTCGAGGCACTCGGCACGGCGGCGTCGGACGGGCACAAGGCCCTGGTGTTCTCGCAGTGGACGTCGCTGCTCGATCTCATCGAGCCGCACCTGAAGTCGGCCGGAATCGCCTTCGAGCGCCTGGATGGCTCAACGCCCAATCGCGGTGAAATCACCGAGCGGTTCCAGACGCCGGAGGGCCCACCGGTGCTGCTGATGTCGCTCAAGGCCGGTGGAACGGGTCTGAACCTCACCGCGGCGGACCACGTGTTCCTGATGGATCCGTGGTGGAACCCGGCGGTGGAGGCGCAGGCGGCGGATCGCGCGCACCGCATCGGTCAGGAGCGGCCGGTGATGGTGTACCGGCTGGTGTCGCAGGGGACGGTGGAGGAGCGCATCCTGGGCCTCCAGGAGAAGAAGCGCGCGCTCTTCGAGGCGGCCCTGAGCGAAGCGGCGGCCGCGACGGCCATCACCCGCGACGACCTGCTCGAGCTGTTCTCCTGA
- a CDS encoding TetR family transcriptional regulator codes for MVSRSNGGARAPTARRGRKGRPAGSPPNREAILAAARAHFTEHGYDSATLRGIAAQAGVDPALVLHYFGSKDRLFAAAMELSIVSAEEIPELLGDDVTRLGERILRLVLDSWERSRDPANPLVALLRSAAGHEAAVRMMREFITRKVFRRIAARLSLPQPELRAALIGSQLIGLAMARFVLHLEPIASADTELLVGCYAPTLQNYVTGVLPGDPPKRALRRTARAGRRG; via the coding sequence ATGGTGTCACGCAGCAACGGGGGAGCCCGGGCCCCGACGGCCCGGCGAGGGCGCAAAGGTCGTCCCGCCGGTTCCCCACCCAACCGCGAAGCCATCCTGGCCGCGGCACGCGCCCACTTCACCGAGCACGGATACGACAGCGCCACCCTCCGGGGCATCGCCGCCCAGGCCGGCGTCGATCCCGCCCTGGTTCTCCACTACTTCGGCTCGAAGGATCGGCTCTTCGCCGCGGCGATGGAGCTGTCCATCGTCTCCGCCGAGGAGATTCCAGAGCTGCTCGGGGACGACGTCACCCGACTCGGGGAGCGCATCCTGCGCCTCGTGCTCGACTCCTGGGAGAGGTCCAGGGACCCGGCCAACCCGCTGGTGGCGCTGCTGCGCTCGGCCGCGGGACACGAGGCCGCCGTCCGGATGATGCGCGAGTTCATCACCCGGAAGGTGTTCCGCCGCATCGCCGCCCGGCTCAGCCTCCCCCAGCCGGAGCTGCGCGCGGCGCTCATCGGCTCCCAGCTCATCGGGCTGGCGATGGCCCGCTTCGTCCTGCACCTCGAGCCCATCGCCAGCGCCGACACCGAGCTGCTCGTCGGCTGCTACGCCCCCACCCTGCAGAACTACGTCACCGGCGTCCTGCCAGGAGATCCTCCGAAGCGCGCCCTCAGGAGAACAGCTCGAGCAGGTCGTCGCGGGTGA
- a CDS encoding phosphatase PAP2 family protein: MSASRRRRLSRFAGYFVALLLVSAPLAHAQTETEAPRDTSTAQVPDDEGGGGPGGVRLPSLPESPSSRLRPGLFLGDEFRYGNLMLPLRVLSDIVAIPAGMALWEPHDWGAFSLVTLATGALMFPLNHPFDARIQRSIQQALGPDHFRVWTPVGDVLVNAALWAPMVGLLAWGLANNDIRAVQYVSLTVEAFAVTQAFHLTFKLLLGREGPRNGQGLGRIFGPSESFNLFPAGTPSGHTASLYAMMGVATAYLDNLPLTLALHAFGLLFAATIVMDDYHFLSDVIWGGAMGYAIGQWVVKHRASKGGASAKGGPLFMVMPMVTPRGGGVSAGFRF, encoded by the coding sequence GTGAGCGCTTCACGACGACGAAGGCTGTCCCGGTTCGCCGGGTATTTCGTGGCCCTGCTCCTGGTGTCTGCCCCCCTGGCGCACGCGCAGACCGAGACGGAGGCGCCTCGGGACACCTCGACGGCGCAGGTGCCGGACGATGAGGGAGGCGGTGGCCCGGGTGGCGTCCGGCTTCCCTCTCTTCCGGAGTCGCCGAGCAGCAGGTTGCGGCCCGGGCTCTTCCTGGGTGACGAGTTCCGTTATGGGAACCTGATGCTGCCCCTGCGGGTGCTCTCGGATATCGTCGCCATCCCGGCGGGAATGGCGCTCTGGGAGCCTCACGACTGGGGGGCCTTCTCCCTGGTGACGCTCGCGACGGGGGCGCTGATGTTCCCGCTGAACCATCCCTTCGATGCGCGCATCCAGCGCTCCATCCAGCAGGCGCTCGGGCCGGACCACTTCAGGGTCTGGACGCCGGTGGGAGACGTGCTCGTCAACGCGGCGCTCTGGGCCCCGATGGTGGGTCTGCTCGCCTGGGGTCTGGCGAACAATGACATCCGGGCCGTGCAGTATGTGTCACTGACGGTCGAGGCCTTCGCGGTGACGCAGGCCTTCCATCTCACCTTCAAGCTGCTGCTGGGCCGGGAGGGGCCGAGGAATGGCCAGGGGCTCGGCCGCATCTTCGGGCCCTCCGAATCCTTCAACCTCTTCCCGGCCGGAACGCCCTCGGGCCACACGGCCAGTCTCTACGCGATGATGGGCGTGGCGACGGCCTACCTGGACAACCTGCCGTTGACGCTGGCGCTGCACGCCTTCGGGCTGCTCTTCGCGGCCACCATCGTCATGGACGACTACCACTTCCTCTCCGATGTCATCTGGGGAGGCGCCATGGGGTACGCCATCGGACAGTGGGTGGTGAAGCACCGCGCCTCGAAGGGCGGGGCCTCGGCGAAGGGTGGGCCTCTGTTCATGGTGATGCCGATGGTGACGCCGCGGGGTGGGGGCGTGTCAGCCGGCTTCCGCTTCTGA
- a CDS encoding 2-hydroxychromene-2-carboxylate isomerase, whose translation MNRAPLRFFFDYVSPYSYLAWTQLPALAERHGRPLELVPVLFAGVLNALGTTGPAEVRQKRFYIYKHTRRLAHELGVPFVMPAAHPFNPLLALRVTAAVEDGVARRRLVSALYEAVWAGSGGLLEPERVGAVVASVGLDARALLEASQTPAVKDQVRRNTQELLSLDGFGVPTVVVEGELFFGVDSLGHLERFLRGEDPLSREELERLRTLPVAASRV comes from the coding sequence ATGAACCGCGCTCCGCTCCGCTTCTTCTTCGACTACGTCTCGCCGTACTCCTACCTCGCGTGGACGCAGCTCCCGGCATTGGCCGAGCGTCATGGCCGCCCGCTGGAGCTCGTGCCGGTCCTCTTCGCGGGCGTGCTCAACGCGCTCGGCACGACGGGGCCCGCGGAGGTGCGGCAGAAGCGCTTCTACATCTACAAACACACCCGGCGGCTCGCGCACGAGCTCGGGGTGCCCTTCGTCATGCCCGCGGCGCACCCCTTCAACCCACTGCTCGCGCTCCGGGTGACGGCGGCGGTGGAGGACGGGGTGGCCCGGCGCCGGCTCGTCTCCGCGCTCTACGAGGCGGTGTGGGCCGGAAGCGGCGGCCTGCTGGAGCCGGAGCGGGTGGGGGCCGTCGTCGCCTCGGTGGGGCTCGATGCGCGGGCGCTGCTCGAGGCCTCGCAGACGCCCGCGGTGAAGGACCAGGTGCGCCGCAACACGCAGGAGTTGCTGTCGCTGGACGGCTTCGGTGTGCCCACGGTCGTGGTGGAGGGGGAACTCTTCTTCGGCGTCGACTCGCTGGGCCACCTGGAGCGCTTCCTGCGAGGGGAGGATCCCCTTTCCCGCGAGGAACTGGAGCGCCTGCGCACCCTGCCGGTCGCCGCGTCGCGGGTGTGA
- a CDS encoding phospholipase D-like domain-containing protein, whose protein sequence is MSLRQTALLFPLVLSLACATPAPAVRAPTPEAAPPDLVLVESSPVETTLDHPDIPDAKDVWPKMLEGATRTVDVAQFYLSNEPGSRLEPVVRALEAAADRGVKVRVLAEEKFYKTYPETLERLAKRPGIEMRRMDTAKSMGGVLHAKYFVVDGREAYLGSQNFDWRSLEHIQELGLRIRVPEVVRSLVDVFELDWALAAGGEKPQVATTAVSGSFPARVEGGSVRVTPALSPQGWLPDPATWDLPKLVRLIDGAKHSVRVQVLTYKAKGRDGSTFTDLEEALKRAAARGVTVELLVADWGKRKGTIEGLQALQAPPGLTVKMVTIPQWSGGFVPFARVVHAKYMVVDGERAWVGTSNWERDYFTQSRNVGVIVEGEAFARQLERFFADTWSSPYSEQVDPKATYTAPNISGTP, encoded by the coding sequence ATGTCCCTCCGACAGACGGCCCTCCTCTTCCCTCTCGTGCTGTCCCTCGCGTGCGCCACGCCGGCTCCAGCGGTGCGCGCCCCCACTCCCGAGGCCGCGCCTCCCGACCTGGTGCTGGTGGAGAGCAGCCCGGTGGAGACGACGCTGGACCACCCGGACATCCCAGACGCCAAGGACGTGTGGCCGAAGATGCTCGAGGGCGCCACGCGGACGGTGGACGTCGCCCAGTTCTACCTGAGCAACGAGCCGGGCAGCCGGCTGGAGCCGGTGGTGCGGGCGCTCGAGGCGGCGGCGGACCGCGGCGTGAAGGTGCGCGTGCTCGCGGAGGAGAAGTTCTACAAGACGTATCCGGAGACGCTCGAGCGGCTGGCGAAGCGGCCGGGCATCGAGATGCGCCGGATGGACACGGCGAAGTCCATGGGCGGCGTGCTGCACGCGAAGTACTTCGTCGTGGACGGGCGCGAGGCCTACCTGGGCAGCCAGAACTTCGACTGGCGCTCGCTGGAGCACATCCAGGAGCTCGGGCTGCGCATCCGCGTGCCCGAGGTGGTGCGCTCGCTGGTGGACGTCTTCGAGCTGGACTGGGCGCTGGCCGCGGGTGGAGAGAAGCCCCAGGTCGCGACGACCGCCGTGAGCGGCTCCTTCCCGGCTCGCGTCGAGGGCGGCTCGGTGCGCGTGACGCCCGCGCTCAGCCCCCAGGGCTGGCTGCCGGACCCGGCCACGTGGGACCTGCCCAAGTTGGTAAGGCTCATCGACGGAGCGAAGCACTCGGTGCGCGTACAGGTGCTCACGTACAAGGCGAAGGGCCGTGATGGGAGCACCTTCACCGACCTGGAGGAAGCGCTGAAGCGGGCCGCGGCGCGCGGCGTGACGGTGGAGCTGCTGGTGGCCGACTGGGGCAAGCGTAAGGGCACCATCGAGGGCCTGCAGGCGTTGCAGGCGCCGCCGGGGCTGACGGTGAAGATGGTCACCATTCCGCAGTGGTCGGGCGGGTTCGTCCCGTTCGCGCGCGTGGTGCACGCCAAGTACATGGTGGTGGATGGCGAGCGGGCCTGGGTCGGCACGAGCAACTGGGAGCGCGACTACTTCACGCAGAGCCGCAACGTGGGCGTCATCGTCGAGGGCGAGGCCTTCGCGCGTCAGCTCGAGCGCTTCTTCGCGGACACCTGGTCGAGCCCCTACTCGGAGCAGGTGGACCCGAAGGCCACCTACACCGCACCGAACATCAGCGGCACTCCGTAG